The Arachis ipaensis cultivar K30076 chromosome B10, Araip1.1, whole genome shotgun sequence DNA window ACACTAAGGAAGAAAATTTTAGATTTTGTTTAAGTCTTATTTATGATGAAAGCATTAGTAGGGGAAGTTTTATTTTTCATGTTATTTGGTGTATGTGTGGTATAAACACCGCTCACATGATCAAGATTTTTCAGGTATTCGAATGAACAAATACGAAACCACTCATATCTTATCTATGAGCATATGTCACAAAAAGTGAGTTAGTTCAAGCACATGCAAAAGAAAGATTGGAGAGGAAAAACCTAGATGCATGAGGAATAGGATAACGTTTACCCTTGAGAAAAATGAGAAAATTTCAATCCCATAAACTTTGTTGATTTCTTTAGTTTTAGAGTTTAATTTGGATGTATTAATAGTTTAAATTTTCTATtaagttatttaattatatttttttttctgaataTACAGTTTatgaaattaataaaaagaaaaattatttttgttgccatatatatatatatatatatatatatatatNNNNNNNNNNNNNNNNNNNNNNNNNNNNNNNNNNNNNNNNNNNNNNNNNNNNNNNNNNNNNNNNNNNNNNNNNNNNNNNNNNNNNNNNNNNNNNNNNNNNNNNNNNNNNNNNNNNNNNNNNNNNNNNNNNNNNNNNNNNNNNNNNNNNNNNNNNNNNNNNNNNNNNNNNNNNNNNNNNNNNNNNNNNNNNNNNNNNNNNNNNNNNNNNNNNNNNNNNNNNNNNNNNNNNNNNNNNNNNNNNNNNNNNNNNNNNNNNNNNNNNNNNNNNNNNNNNNNNNNNNNNNNNNNNNNNNNNNNNNNNNNNNNNNNNNNNNNNNNNNNNNNNNNNNNNNNNNNNNNNNNNNNNNNNNNNNNNNNNNNNNNNNNNNNNNNNNNNNNNNNNNNNNNNNNNNNNNNNNNNNNNNNNNNNNNNNNNNNNNNNNNNNNNNNNNNNNNNNNNNNNNNNNNNNNNNNNNNNNNNNNNNNNNNNNNNNNNNNNNNNNNNNNNNNNNNNNNNNNNNNNNNNNNNNNNNNNNNNNNNNNNNNNNNNNNNNNNNNNNNNNNNNNNNNNNNNNNNNNNNNNNNNNNNNNNNNNNNNNNNNNNNNNNNNNNNNNNNNNNNNNNNNNNNNNNNNNNNNNNNNNNNNNNNNNNNNNNNNNNNNNNNNNNNNNNNNNNNNNNNNNNNNNNNNNNNNNNNNNNNNNNNNNtattttttatatattttttaaataattattcaaatatTTTCACAAAGATTTGGATTAAATACACAAATACTTTGTCAAATACAAAATTTAGGGTTTAAAATTTGAAATGTAAAATTTATGATTTAGTGTTTAAGGTTTAACCATACGAACTCAACTAAGGTTAGTTCTATCATTTACTCCATTTTTAATGTTATATGGTTAGCTCAAAGTGTCACACAAACATTGTGACTATCACATATTAGGGTCAATTTCCCTAGAAAATGGAATGCAACACGAATGTTATGATTATTTTTTGCTGTATGAAATGTAGGTCACGCAAACAGGATGCCAATATGCATGAGAAAAGACTAAAGAGATAAGAGTAGTTGCATTTTGAAACCACTTTCTTGAATAACAACAAAACAAAACTTCTTTCTTACTTACTAAAATGAAGTGGTTCTTTACATTTGAAGTAATAATATATGAAACACACAAAATTATTATAAGCTTATTATGACCATGGAAACTCTTGTATGCAAATATTTTTCTCTCATATGTGATGGCTCAATCTATGTGACACAATACTTTGCAATTGTGTCAATAATTTTGAtatcccttttcttttatttgagatCCAATGGTGTCTACCTTGTTGACTATGTTTGTTATTCACCTCCTAATCATTTAAGAGTTCCTCACTCCCATTTCGTAGAACACTCTGAATTTTGCAACTTTGACCAAGATATCTTAGACTTTGAAATGAGAGTGTTGGAAAGATCAGGGATTGGAGATGAGTCATGCATGCCACCACCAGTTCATGAAATCCCACCAAATTGTTCTTTGAGGAATGGAGTTGCAGAAATGGAAATGGTTCTTTTCGAAATTGTTAAAGACCTTTTGTCCAAGCACAACGTTCATCCCAAAAGCATTGACATCCTTGTCTCAAATTGCAGCTTGTTCTGTCCCACACCCTCAATTCCATCCATGATCATTAACAGATTTGGACTCAGAAGCAACATAAAGAGTTTCAACCTCAGCGGAATGGGCTGCAGCGCCGGAATATTGTCGATAAGCTTGGTGAAAGATCTTCTCAGAGTTCATAAGAACTCATTGGCTTTGGTTCTAACCACGGAGGCTATAGCTCCGAATGGATACCAAGGGAAATCGAAGTCCAAGATCATGACGAACGTGTTGTTCCGAATGGGGGGAGCAGCAATCTTGATTTCTAACAGAAAACAGGACAAGAAAATTGCCAAGTATGAACTTCAACATCTTGTGAGAACCCATTTAGGATCAGACGAAAAAGCATACAAATCTGTGTACCAGGATCCTGATAAAGATGGTGTCGTTGGTGTTTCCTTGTCACGTGAGCTTCTTCGTGTTGCTGCGTCGGCTTTGAGGACCAACATGAGAGAGCTAGGCCCTCTTGTCCTACCATATTCTGAGCTGCTTCGCTACGTATGGTCAGCAATTCAAACAAAACTCTTGCCATCAGGGGACCAGAAAAAAATCTATCTACCGAATTTCAGGAAGGCGTTCGagcatttttgcattcatgcaGGGGGAAAATCGGTTATTGACGCCATAGAAGAGAGTTTGAAGCTGCAGAAGGAAGACGGAGAAGCATCTAGGATGGCATTGTATAGATTCGGCAACACTTCATCTTCTTCTGTATGGTATGAACTGTGCTATTTGGaggcaaaaggaaaagtaaagaaAGGAGATAGGGTTTGGCAAATTGGATTTGGAAGTGGATTCAAGTGTAACAGTGCAGCATGGAAATGCATTGCTAACATTGATCCAAATGAAAGGAATGCATGGTCTGGTATAATCCATTCATATCCAATTGAGATACCTGTGTTTGATTGTTGAAGGGAAAAAACATATTGTAGGTTCAAGAAGCATAATCATTTAGCTCTATAGCTTGCAATGTCATTTGGATAGAATAATTTTAACTCAATGTCTTCTTCATCATGTATTTTAAAGCATTTCAATCTACTTGTTGCTGTGGCTACAACCAATTTGTGTTGCAATAAAATTCTAAACAGAACATCATTCATAATGTTCAAGCATCATTCATAGTGCTCATCATGAATGAAGAGTCAAAAACTACAATCATGTCAATGTTCAACATTGCTAACTTCTTGAGCCTACAACCAAAGAAAGAACTAACTGCTTTAGCATACATAGAGGTATTAGATCTGTACATGTATCACTAACCTCCCTCAAGAGAAGTGTTCTACAATAACATGCAAGCCAATAAAGCAAAATTCACCCTTTTTGTTTTAAACTAAGTTCaagaaaacataaacataaatgcTACAGAAACATACTAAAACAAACAAGAAGCCGCAAGGTGCTATCAGCTCATACATTTTTACTAAGAGGCAATCTACAAAAGTCTCCGGTCACACTTCCTCGGCCGAAGCCGTTCCTCTTTCCTTGAATTTTACCTCAAATTGTGTTTTCACCTGCACTGCCTTAAACACAATGGTTACATGAGAAAGCGGTTTGAGAATAGTTCATTCTTACCGTTCCTTGCAATTCGGCTTAAATCAGCGGCAAAAAGGCTTAGTGATGATGATTCTATTGTAGTGGTGGCCGCAGATCCAACTTGTATGCTTGCAGTTCCATGGGCGACATGACAACGTGCCCCTCTTGCGCAAGATCTCCAAACTGCTCCGTGAATCCCATTATTTCCGGGTCCTCATGGAGAAGATTCAAGGAAGTTGCTTTGACCTTCACGACTGCAAGATCTTTGAACATGGAGAACAGGTTCACAGGGTCTTCGGCCAGGTTGGTGCATTGTGATCTTCCCTTCCGGCAGTATGAAGAATCCCAATGTCTCCTGTGCAGAATTATGGAAAATCTAGAACCTTCTGGTGTTTGCTGCAAAAACTTTAGGGGCCTGGGAATCTTTAAGTTTACTATGTGCAAATCGCATGGCAATGGAGCAGCCAGAGGAGAAAATGATCTAGGTGGTGGCTTTGCGGATAGGTCCAGAGCCTTCTTGGAAATGAATGCATGTAGTGGATAGTTCAAGTGAGAACCGGCTCGGTGAGAGAAAAGAGAAGGGCTAAAAGCAAAAGAGCTGGAACCCAAATTTGTGACGGCAGAAACGTTACGTTCCAAAGTTATGTGGAAGACAACATTCATCACACGGTTATCCGTCACTCCTTGGCCGAGACCACGGCCATCATCTCTAGGCAGGCGACGGTCAAGCATTATCTCTAGCCATCCTTCTTGAAGGCTTGCTGCACCCAGTGATTGCCGAGAGTGGACAGAAAACCGTGAGCCACTGGATCCTTGAATGAATGCAAGAGACGGCATAGGGTAGAAATTGCCTTGCAGGGGGATCTTATCATAAGTTTCCCGTCGGCTCAtctgaaatccattcaaatcagaATAAAATATCCTGTTATTATCAACATCTGTTTTGTATCTAACTATCATCTCTCTATCATTGAAAGCATGGCTATTCATCTCCACATGATATTCCTTTTCAACAACAAACCCTTGGACTGTATTCTCTCCATTATATAGGCGAGTGCTATGAGAAATGGGAGAATCCGCCCAACCTGTTTTCGGGTACGAGTATACTTCCTGCATCAAAGGGCCTTCTGAGATCAGCAATTGTCCGCCTTCTTCGATAATAGACTGAGCATGACCCCTAGGTTTGAACAAGTATGCTCCACCCGAACTAGTATACATACC harbors:
- the LOC107621481 gene encoding 3-ketoacyl-CoA synthase 7, with product MPPPVHEIPPNCSLRNGVAEMEMVLFEIVKDLLSKHNVHPKSIDILVSNCSLFCPTPSIPSMIINRFGLRSNIKSFNLSGMGCSAGILSISLVKDLLRVHKNSLALVLTTEAIAPNGYQGKSKSKIMTNVLFRMGGAAILISNRKQDKKIAKYELQHLVRTHLGSDEKAYKSVYQDPDKDGVVGVSLSRELLRVAASALRTNMRELGPLVLPYSELLRYVWSAIQTKLLPSGDQKKIYLPNFRKAFEHFCIHAGGKSVIDAIEESLKLQKEDGEASRMALYRFGNTSSSSVWYELCYLEAKGKVKKGDRVWQIGFGSGFKCNSAAWKCIANIDPNERNAWSGIIHSYPIEIPVFDC